The following is a genomic window from Verrucomicrobiota bacterium.
TCCGTAGTCGCTCCTCCCAGGGTGAGCTGGGCTCCTGTTCCTATCTCGAGGATCCCGAGGCCTTTTTGGATAAAGTCTCCCAGAAATTGAGCGTCCTCCTCGGGGTTATCTTTTCTCATGGTACCCTCATTGGTGAAAATCGTCGAACTGCCTACATTCCCCTTGGCACCAAAGTTGAAGAAAGCACCCAACTTATTTTTGAATAAACCAAGGTTTGTATTTCCTGAAACTAACGAAAAAACCCCCTCGTTTTCAAAAATTGTTGCAAAGGCAATGCCGCGTGTACCAAAGGTGAGTGTTCCTTTGTTTATAAATTTTGAGTTTCCATCCAACGTAGTTGTGTTGAGTGAATTATTTCCTTCAAAAGTCACAGGTCCATTTGCTCGAATTCTCCCAAGTGCTCCCGCGATAATGGAGTTCTCGAATGTGCCTGAGCTTCCGACGGTTAAGGTATCACCCAGGTTCAATGGGACCTTGCATAGGATAGTGTTTACTTCGGCACTGTTATTGAATAACTCAACCGGTCCTTTACTCAGGATACTTACGTTATCGCCGGCAGTCGGTAGCCTATCGCCCGACCAGTTTTCCTTAATATTCCAGCGATCACTGTCTACGCCAAATATTTTTCCTTCATCGTCCCAGACGAGGTCAGCCCCTGGCATATTAGATGTGATGAGGAGGAGTCCCCAAATGTAATGTTTCATAAGCAAAAAGTGCGCTAATTTAAACGCGTGAAATAGTTGGGGATGAGAAATTGAATTTTACTGTATCTTGAAATGCAGTTTTGTCGAGAGAGAGCTTTTTGATAGGCGGTCGTGCTTTTTGTTCGATCGGCTTTATCTAAGTAGCTACAGTGAAACCTTGAGAAAATGGTTTATTCAATCAATTCGTATGTCATGATTAAATCCTTTGAAGAAGCCTGCGAATTTGTGTTTGAGAAAAAGATTGTGTCGATCTTTGGAAGCAAGGGATCACCTCACTCTTCATTGTGGGACAATGTTGATCTTTCCGAGGACAAGCCTAAAGAGGGTGGATGGAGTCCTAAGATTGTCGCTGTATGGGGTTGGAAGAACGAAATTCCCAATACCTTTCCGGATGATGTGTTTTATGGAAAAATTCCGGGTGGCGATGCGGTCTTGATGGACATGGAATATCTGCGCACCGAGCACTATCCAAAAACATTCACGCCGGTGTCCGAGTTGGATTCTGTTGCTCAAGCCGCCTTTGAGTACATTCGTGTCGAACCCTGGTTTACCGGAGATCTTAGGAAGGTAGTAATGGCTGAGCTCGGATGCACCAAAAGCCGATTCGATACGGCGCTTAAGAAACTTCAGATCAGCTTGAATATTGCCCGATCCAACGATCCGAATCTAAAAAATGATCAATGGTTATTGTTCAGCGATCTGTATCCGAGCATAGTGGAAGATAATTCTTAGGTCCGTTTATGGAATAGTCCAATAGTGCCAGGTAGGACTCCATCGCCGAGGGAGCCGTTCTATTTTGTAGGAGGGGTTTTAACCGCGACTCTTCTATATTACGTTTCGCGGTTGAAACCGCTTCTACATATTTTAAAGTGCCTTAGTTACCACCAATTTGAACATGTTATTCCCTGAAGCTTGCGTCGAGACCGATGACTGAAGGGAAAAATTGAAATCGCGGAGATCGCCAGCCACTTCGACAAGCTCAAGGAATACAAGCTGGCTCCTGCATTTTGACATGCGAAAGTAGCTGTAGGAATGACCTTGGTCGCGAATCGAATACCAACGATGTTCGCTGGACTCTTGCGAGCAAAAGAGAAAAGAGCTTGTTCTTGTATTTCCGATACCTTGATGCTTGCCTCGGGGAGGTTAATTCCGGAAATCTGTGAAAATGATTGGTTTAGCCATGGCCGTGTTCACGGTTCTAAAGAGTACCGAGAGTGCAAAGTGTTTCGAGCAAATCGGCACCTACACAATGGTCCTGCGACTCCTTCAAAGGCTTCAGAACAAATATGATTCTGTACCCATTATTCTGTTAAGAAAAAAGACAGAATCATTACTAACAAAATCATAGTGTCGGATTTGTGACCTCACTACAAAATTGTGTATAAAGATGAGGCATCTTGCCTCGGTGCGCATCAAGTAGGATGCCTGCGTTACTCCAGGACCATTGTTCGGTGAGGCTCTTTGCTACGGGCTGGCAAACGACTCGCTCGAAATAATCAAATAAACCAGATCGCGAAATCCGTCTCCATTTTCCTCCAGCGTTTCCAGGATGGAATCAATTTCGGGGCGATCGGAAATTTCCAGGCGGCGACCGAGAGCGTAGGAGAGCATTTTTTTTGTTAATGCTCTGGTGAATGCATCCTTCTTCTCGAGCATAGCCTTCTTAAATTCAACAATGTCATTGAAAGATTCTCCACTTGGAAGCTGGCCCGAGGCATCAATTTCAATGCGATCATCGTACTTCGAGCGCCAACGGCCTATCGGATCAAAGTTTTCCAACGCGAATCCCAGGGGATCGATTTTGCGGTGGCACTCGTAACAGGCCTGGGTTTCACGGTGCTTGTTCAATTGGTCGCGAATGGATTCCGCGCCTCGTATATCGGGATCCAATGGTTCGACATCAGGCGGTGGCGGGGAAGGAGGCGTTCCAAGCAAATTCTCCAATAACCAGACTCCTCTTAGCACCGGAGAGGTATCCACTCCATTGGCGGTCACCGTTAAAATGCTCGCCTGTCCAAGTAAGCCGCCACGCCTTGGATCGTTCAGTTCAATCCTTCTAAAGTTATCACCCTCTATTCCATCGATTCCGTAAATTTCAGCGAGAGCTTCATTTACAAACGTGAAGTCCGAATCGAGGAAACAGCTGATGTTTAAGTTTTCTTTGAGAGCATTGCGAGTAAACATCTCCGTTTCCATTCGCATAGCGTCTTCCAGGTTTTCTGCGTAATACACTTCAAACTTGTTCCTATCGGGTGGGGCGTCGCCTAAACTTCTTAGTGTCAGCCAGCTATCCAGGAATCCGGAGATAAACCGATCTGATCGCGGATCCTTCAGCATGCGATCCATTTGAGATTTCAAAACAGAAGGTCTGCTTAGGCGTTTGCGCTTGGCCAGATCCAAAAGTTCCTGGTCGGGCAATGATCCCCAAAGAAAATAGGACAGTCTGGAAGCCAGACCGAAGTCGCCCAAGCGCTCTGTCTTTGATTTTTGTTTCTCTTCCTCCAGGTAAAGAAATGCCGGTGAAATCAAAACGGCTTTCAGCCCATCCTTCATGGCTTCGAATCCGGAGCTTCCCTGATCGACCCTTGCTTCAACGACGCGCATCAACCGGTTCACCTCATCTCTGCTGGCCGGTTTGCGATAAGCCCGGCTGGCGAAGACTTGAAGGATATGGCGTGTTTTTTTTGGATTAAATACTTCTTCCCCGACAATTGTCATCCAGGTGCGTGTTGGCCACTCAGGATAAAAGGGTCCGCTCACTTCAACCTCGTGAATACGTATGTGTGGAATAACTCCGTGCTTAATCGCAACGGCCATATAATCCTCATCGAGGTCCTTGGGAGGAATAGCGGGGTCCGCATTTTTAATGACCAGGTTCGCGACTTCCCGAAATCCTGGTCGAATATCCATGGAGCCGTTTAGGTAGTTATATCGCGGTGCAAAGCCTTTATCCAGCCAGGCTTCCGTTTCATACCAGGCTGGCCCGTCGTCCGAAAGCGCGAAGGTGCCCAGATCCGGCGCGAAGGGTTGTGGCATGTGTAAATAACCGAATCGTTTGTTTGCTGGAATGACTCGCATCATCATGGGCTCGTCCGGGTCATTTTGAACTTTTTTCCTATTGAATGAATGGTATCGGTTAACTGCTTCAGCCAGCGTCCGTATTTTATAAACGCCTCCTTCTGGAACTCCATCCACAAACTCATACAAAGGCGCGTAGGCACCAAATCTCCGAACCGTATTGGGTCCTTCATAAATATTCAGGTAGCGCTGACCATGGGCGACCATATGTCGCTTGTTGAGCTCCGGCTGTTGTTGGAATCCACCTTTGAAGTTCCAGGTCTGCGGCTCGGGTTTATCCTGAAAGGGTAGGGCTTTTTCTACAATTTGATCTGCGGCATCGACATAGCGGTTTAGCAAATAACCAGAAGTAATAAGTGTATCGCCAATATTATCCTGATGCTCAACCAAACGCTCACCCGGAAAGGATTCGGTAGGATCGAACATGCTCATGTCCATTTGGAAAAGGTCGTTAATCGTATTGAGGTACTCCCGGTGATTCAAACGCCTGAGGACGGTTTCGCCGCCCGTAAAGCTCCTCGACTCATAGGCTTTGTTCACCTCCTGAGTTAACCAATCAACAATAGCCTGTCTTTGATCTGAGCTCGGTTGTTCCTCGTCTTCCGGAGGCATATCGCCGAGGTTCAGCAAGTCCAACATGTCCTGGAAATCGATTAACGCATTGTCGTCGGAAATAGGATACGCCAAGGTATCGAATCGTCTTTCCCCTTTCTGTTTGTCCGGTCCGTGGCACTTTATGCAGTACTCTTCGAGAAACGGACGGATGTGATCGTTAAACGCTTTGGTATCTTCTTCTGCAATCAGGGAGGAGCAGCCAATGAGGCTACCGACTAAAACCGCCAGTCTTATGTTCATGCAACTTTCAGGCCTGAAAGCGTTCCCGAACTTGTCCCGAAGGTTTCGGTCTCAACGCCGAACTTCTGTAGCATGGAAAGATACAAATTACAAAGTGGGACACGTTTGATACGTTCGGTTGGATAACGTTTGTGCTCTCCCAGCTTGAAACCGCCGCCAGCCAGGATGATGGGAAGATCTGTGTTTACGTGCGCATTCGCATTTCCCATGCCACTGCCGAACAGGACCATTGAACTGTCAAGTAAACTACCGTTTGAATCCGGCTCGCGGATGGATTTTAGCTTATCTATAAAGCGTGAGAGCTGCTGCATTTGATAGAACTCTATTTCCACCAGCTTTTCGATGCTGTCTGGCTTCTGGCCGTGGTGCGACAAGGAATGATAGCCGGAATTAAAACCAAAAAAAGAGGTGTCGAATCCCGTGCCAGCCATTTCGAAGGAAGCGACTCGGGTGGAATCGGTCTTCAATGCTATCGCAATCAAATCGTAGAGTACCGGGATATCCTCAACCAGGCTACGGTCTTGCGGTTCAGGAAAGGGTGCTTCCGGTTTCGAAACACTCGACCAACGTTTGTCCAATTCAAGGTTGGTTTCCACATCGCGAACGGAAGTGAAATATTCGTCCAATTTCTCCCTGTCCTGACCATTCAAACGACGTTCAAGGCTCTTGGCCTCATCGTGCACGGCATCGAGAATGGTACCTCTCATTTTGAAATTGTCGGCGGCTTCTTTCTGGGCTGCTGCATCCACATTGATAAACAGTTTTCTAAACAGCTCCTTGGGTCCTGGGATTGGCGGAACGCGGACGCCGGTTCGAGTCCAGCACATGTGGCAACCACCATGTAATCCGTCCTCCGAGCCAATGGTCAAGGAAGGGAACCGCGTTTCTGCGCCGACATGTTCGGCGGCTCTTTGATCAATGCTGATGTTTCCCTCAGGCATACCCTTAGCATCGCCCATTTTTACTCCGCTCAAAAAGGAGTGGACCGAGAAGTGACCGCCTTTGATGTCGTGGTCCAGGTTAGAGAATACGGTGAAGTCTTTTCTATGCTTTTCCAGTGGAGAAAGCAAATGGGTCATGGGGTAGTTCGGTCCGTCCTCCCTGGGAAAGAATTTTTCGGGATACATGCCGAACGAATTGCCGATACACACCATGCGTTTTGGAGCTTCGACAGTGGCAAGTCTTACGGTAGTTGACGGTAGGGCGGAGGAAACCGATTCCAGGGCCGGTAGTGCCAGGGTGGCGAAAGAAGATTTAAGAAAAACGCGTCTATTCATAGCGCACTAGAAGTTGGGATATTTTAGGCATTAGGGTAGCCTTTCTGCTGAAATAAAAGCACTGAAAAGCCGCAGGGGTCAAGCGAAGATAATTGAACTCGTTGGAGCTATTCGCGGGTGTAATTTAAAATGATTGTTCCCCGATGCTTGGTTCGAGGTCGGTAGCTGAAGGGCAGGAATATGCGCCAAGATCGTCAGTGATTGGCATTTACTCCAGGAAAGGGTGCTGGATATGTAGGAGCAAACTTGTTCGCGACCTCGAACATCTTGGTCATACGAGTCGCTAACAAGTTTTCCTACAATAAAATATGCGATGCGAATTGCAGGACCAATCCACGAGTCTTCCATTCTTAATCGATTAGAAGAGGATCATGATTTATTGTTCCCGAGTCATGCGACCGAGTTTCAGGCCGTTGTCTTGGGGCATGGATGCATTCCAGCTCAGGACGGCGTGGGTTAACTTACCGGCGATGAGAGAGTTTTCTGAAACTACGTTTGTTGTTTCAGATGGATCCTTGCTTAAATCATAGAGTTCGGGGTTGGTGCCTGCGTAATCGCAAAGCAATTTCCAGTTTCCGTCCCTTACCGCCAGATCGGGTAAGCCTTTATAGTGACGGAAGTCTTCGCGGTCTGGAGGACGACGGAAGAACAATGGCCGGGAGCGTGAAGCAGTCGATTGTCCAATAATCGTGTCTTTCAGGTTTTCTCCATCAAAGGCTGCGTCGGATGAAACGCCGGCTATTGAAAGAAGGGATGGTGCGAGATCGATGGCTGAAAAAACGGAGTCGGTGTTTCGTTTGCCCATCGAAGATTTATTGATTTGGCCAGGGGACCATACAATCAGGGATGACCGGATACCGCCTTCGAATAAAGTGGCCTTGTGGCCACGCAAATGACCGGCTGAACCAAATCCCACCTCTGGTCCGTTGTCAGAACATACCACGATGACAGTATTCTCGCGTAATTTTTTATCGTTATGGACCAGGTTAAAAAGAACACTGAGTTGTTCGTCCATAGTTTCGAGCACTTTCAAATATAGATGGCGGTCGGCACCATCGCCCCATTTTTCCAGAGGTGGATG
Proteins encoded in this region:
- a CDS encoding DUF1592 domain-containing protein — encoded protein: MNIRLAVLVGSLIGCSSLIAEEDTKAFNDHIRPFLEEYCIKCHGPDKQKGERRFDTLAYPISDDNALIDFQDMLDLLNLGDMPPEDEEQPSSDQRQAIVDWLTQEVNKAYESRSFTGGETVLRRLNHREYLNTINDLFQMDMSMFDPTESFPGERLVEHQDNIGDTLITSGYLLNRYVDAADQIVEKALPFQDKPEPQTWNFKGGFQQQPELNKRHMVAHGQRYLNIYEGPNTVRRFGAYAPLYEFVDGVPEGGVYKIRTLAEAVNRYHSFNRKKVQNDPDEPMMMRVIPANKRFGYLHMPQPFAPDLGTFALSDDGPAWYETEAWLDKGFAPRYNYLNGSMDIRPGFREVANLVIKNADPAIPPKDLDEDYMAVAIKHGVIPHIRIHEVEVSGPFYPEWPTRTWMTIVGEEVFNPKKTRHILQVFASRAYRKPASRDEVNRLMRVVEARVDQGSSGFEAMKDGLKAVLISPAFLYLEEEKQKSKTERLGDFGLASRLSYFLWGSLPDQELLDLAKRKRLSRPSVLKSQMDRMLKDPRSDRFISGFLDSWLTLRSLGDAPPDRNKFEVYYAENLEDAMRMETEMFTRNALKENLNISCFLDSDFTFVNEALAEIYGIDGIEGDNFRRIELNDPRRGGLLGQASILTVTANGVDTSPVLRGVWLLENLLGTPPSPPPPDVEPLDPDIRGAESIRDQLNKHRETQACYECHRKIDPLGFALENFDPIGRWRSKYDDRIEIDASGQLPSGESFNDIVEFKKAMLEKKDAFTRALTKKMLSYALGRRLEISDRPEIDSILETLEENGDGFRDLVYLIISSESFASP
- a CDS encoding DUF1552 domain-containing protein; the protein is MNRRVFLKSSFATLALPALESVSSALPSTTVRLATVEAPKRMVCIGNSFGMYPEKFFPREDGPNYPMTHLLSPLEKHRKDFTVFSNLDHDIKGGHFSVHSFLSGVKMGDAKGMPEGNISIDQRAAEHVGAETRFPSLTIGSEDGLHGGCHMCWTRTGVRVPPIPGPKELFRKLFINVDAAAQKEAADNFKMRGTILDAVHDEAKSLERRLNGQDREKLDEYFTSVRDVETNLELDKRWSSVSKPEAPFPEPQDRSLVEDIPVLYDLIAIALKTDSTRVASFEMAGTGFDTSFFGFNSGYHSLSHHGQKPDSIEKLVEIEFYQMQQLSRFIDKLKSIREPDSNGSLLDSSMVLFGSGMGNANAHVNTDLPIILAGGGFKLGEHKRYPTERIKRVPLCNLYLSMLQKFGVETETFGTSSGTLSGLKVA